The Ficedula albicollis isolate OC2 chromosome 23, FicAlb1.5, whole genome shotgun sequence sequence ACCTGGAGCCCCCCGAGCCAAATAAACCCCCCAAATGCCCAACCACCTCCACCTGGGGCACGGGGACTGCGGGGTGCTCCCCGTGCCCTCCCAGCACCCCGAGTTTGGGTGGGGCAGTCCCGTGAGCCCACCTGGGTGCTCAGAGTGCCCCTGGCAGCGGGGAGCTGCACGGGCCGGGGGtcccccagcatcccccacccccccagcatcccccgggctgcgggggggggggggggggggggggggggggggggggggggggggggggggggggggggggggggggggggggggggggggggggggggggggggggggggggggggggggggggggggggggggggggggggggggggggggggggggggggggggggggggggggggggggggggggggggggggggggggggggggggggggggggggggggggggggggggggggggggggggggggggggggggggggggggggggggggggggggggggggggggggggggggggggggggggggggggggggggggggggggggggggggggggggggggggggggggggggggggggggggggggggggggggggggggggggggggggggggggggggggggggggggggggggggggggggggggggggggggggggggggggggggggggggggggggggggggggggggggggggggggggggggggggggggggggggggggggggggggggggggggggggggggggggggggggggggggggggggggggggggggggggggggggggggggggggggggggggggggggggggggggggggggggggggggggggggggggggggggggggggggggggggggggggggggggggggggggggggggggggggggggggggggggggggggggggggggggggggggggggggggggggggggggggggggggggggggggggggggggggggggggggggggggggggggggggggggggggggggggggggggggggggggggggggggggggggggggggggggggggggggggggggggggggggggggggggggggggggggggggggggggggggggggggggggggggggggggggggggggggggggggggggggggggggggggggggggggggggggggggggggggggggggggggggggggggggggggggggggggggggggggggggggggggggggggggggggggggggggggggggggggggggggggggggggggggggggggggggggggggggggggggggggggggggccgccctgcagagcccccaaagggagcagcagtggggtcACGGCGCGCCCCGCTCGTAccaaaattcagctttcttggcggattcccagctccagccccatcctggcACCCCCCCAAAGCCAGGGAGGGTCAGCACCcctcccccgggggggggggggggggggggggggggggggggggggggggggggggggggggggggggggggggggggggggggggggggggggggggggggggggggggggggggggggggggggggggggggggggggggggggggggggggggggggggggggggggggggggggggggggggggggggggggggggggggggggggggggggggggggggggggggggggggggggggggggggggggggggggggggggggggggggggggggggggggggggggggggggggggggggggggggggggggggggggggggggggggggggggggggggggggggggggggggggtcctgctgaaccgctcttccgatctttttgtttttatacaaATTTGGATCTTTGGGTGTGtactgccaaaaaaaaccaaccaaaaaacccaacaaaaaaccaaaaacccgCCTTCGTTCttcagaataataataaaaataaaactcaaatcATCATcgaatcattaaaaaaaaggaaacccaAGGAACCCATGCGGAAGTTGCACaccacaaaaccacagcagatgTACAGAATGCAATATACAAGACACGATTTATAATAAAACATTATATACAATAAATAGGTTAttgttacttttttcttttttttctttttttttttttttttgggggggggggggggggggggggggggggggggggggggggggggggggggggggggggggggggggggggggggggggggggggggtgcatactgggggggggggtttgctCTTTTCTGCTGCATATTCACCTCTTGGATGCTTTAGGCCTGTTCTCCATAATTTTTGGATTCTCCCTCCGGTGCgtgatttctctctcctttttttttttttttttgcgatttttcagctttttaatatttttttttctatccttaaacattttttttaacttcttttcttcaaaagtaTTTACAATTGCTGGTTTTGTGCAGAAAACgaaaattaatcaaaataaaaaataaaacttaaagaGTCCCTCTGCTTctggctgggaggagagagagagaacgCGGTCGAGGCGGGGCCGGGggcgcggcggggccggggtCTCCTCCGGAGCTGcccccttctctcctcctctccctgcccctcctctcctctctgctccgGCGGCCGCTGGGGCGGAGGGCGCAGGGCTGGGGGCGCTGGGGCTGcgggagagggagagagcagTGAGGGAGGGTCCCCCCGTGGGGAGTCTGcccacccccagcacccacGGAGCGGGTTCTGGCACCCAAACACTCAGGGGTTGGGGTCCTGTCCCCCCAATGTGGCACCCAAACACTCAGGGGTTGGGGTCCTGTCCCCCCAATGTGGCACCCAAACACTCAGGGGTTGGGGTCCTGTCCCCCCAATGTGGCACCCAAACACTCAGGGGTCTGGGGTTCTGTCCCCCCAATCTGGTACCCAAACACTCAGGGGTTGGGGTCCTGTCCCCCCAATGTGGCACCCAAACACTCAGGGGTTGGGGTCCTGTCCCCCCAATGTGGCACCCAAACACTCAGGGGTTGGGGTCCTGTCCCCCCAATGTGGCACCCAAACACTCAGGGGTTGGGGTCCTGTCCCCCCAATGTGGCACCCAAACACTCAGGGGTTGGGGTCCTGTCCCCCCAATGTGGCACCCAAACACTCAGGGGTTGGGGTCCTGTCCCCCCAATGTGGCACCCAAACACTCAGGGGTTGGGGTCCTGTCCCCCCAATGTGGCACCCAAACACTCAGGGGTTGGGGTCCTGTACCCCCAATTTGGTACTCAAATACCCCCAGGGGTCTGGGGTCCTGTACCCCCCAGTGTGGCACCCATGTTCCTGGGATCTGGAGTCCTTCCCACCCACACCCAGCAGTCCGGAGTCCTGCTCGTTCTTATCCGGCACCCAGAAATCCGGGGGTCTcggctcctgctccccccacGGGGGTCTGGGGCACCCCACACCCCCTCAGCTCTAGCACACCCAGGGTCCTGCGCCCCCAGCCCGCGCTCCAGCCACCCCCAGACTTTGGAGCCCCCAGGGTCCCCAGGTTGATGCTGGGTGGGGCAACACCCggggcagctgctcagagcccgAGCGGGGTGGGGGACACCCAGAGGGGTGCAGGTGGGGCAGAGACCCCAGCAGGGCACGgagcccccagcacatcccccGGGGAGCCGGGCGGGGTGCGGACACCGCTGGCACTCACCTGGCGCTGGTGGCGTCTCCGAGGCGCGCCGGTGACGCTGCCGGAGCCCGGAGGGGTCCCTGCGCCGCAGCACCCTCGGCGTCCGCCCGGCACGGGAAACAAAGAATCCCCAAACAGCCGAGGGGGCCCGGCAGGGCGCGGGCAGGGGGCGCCCAGCGCTgacccccagagcccctcctgccctccctgcctgcgCTGACCGTCCGTCGGTCCGTCCGTCCGATTGTCCTGctgcggggcgggggggggcGCAGTCcggagaggggggggggggggggggggggggggggggggggggggggggggggggggggggggggggggggggggggggggggggggggggggggggggggggggggggggggggggggggggggggggggggggggggggggggggggggggggggggggggggggggggggggggggggggggggggggggggggggggggggggggggggggggggggggggggggggggggggggggggggggggggggggggggggggggggggggggggggggggggggggggggcgcagtCCGGAGAGCAGAGCCGGAGGTGGAGCGGGTTTGAGCGCGGAGGGGGAAAAACGGGGAGTTTCTCTCTTCATccattattattaattttttccttttgtttcacttattttttatctttttttttcctctttttcctttttttctcctttttttcttacttttttttttttaatagaaaacaaacaaacagttcCAATCCCAGTTAAATACAGAACTTGAAAAGTGTTCCAGAAAAAAGTGCTGGCTAAATTACCtctgaaagagaaacacaacacggagagagagagagagggggacATGATGAGAAGGGCCCTGAGggtcccctgtgtcccctgtgccaccctctgccccaggctctCCCCCACCTACCCTGTAACAAAACCTCGTTGTCCGGTTGGCACGTCAGCAGACACTACAATGAGGTGACCGTAAAAGTGTCCTCAGGGTGCTGTTGCTCTACCATGGGTCCCAAAAACCCGCTCTTCTGGGTGGGGGCCATGACGGGGTGCCCTTGGGGTGCAAAACTGGGGTACCTGTAGTTGTCCTGCAGCTGCAACATTGAGTCTCTCGGTACGGGGGAGATGTTCAAGTCATTGATCAAGGGACAAGCGTAGGGTCCCCGGTGGTGAGCCCGGGACATCTCCAAGGGCTCCTTCTCGCCCTTGGAGGGGTGGGTGCCGCTCGGGCTGCTCAGGTGGGGGTTCAGACACGGGGGGTCCGTCCTGCCCATGAAGTCCACCAGCATGCCAGCCCCCGCCTTGCCGTCGTACGAGGGGCTGCGGGTGCTGGCGTTGGGGGAATACCAGTACGGGGGGTTTTTGCAACTGGGGGAGTCGTAGTGCGGCTGAGGCATGGGGAGGTCGCGGCAGGccaggtggggggggggggggggggggggggggggggggggggggggggggggggggggggggggggggggggggggggggggggggggggggggggggggggggggggagcgagTCACAAGCCGGCAGCTTCCGCATGCTGCCTGCCCGCAGGTCCTCCTTGAAGGCCAAGGTCGGGGAGCAGTTGGGCGAGAAGGCTTTCTGCAAACCGGCCTCGAACACAGTCTGCTGGCCGGGGGCTGCCAGCTGgtgtgggagggcagggaagtgCTTGCTCTCCAAATCCGGCTGGCCCAAACCCGGGGAGTCGCTCTGGAACCCCTGGACAAAGGTCCCGTCCGAGGGGGTGGAGGGGTTCATGGAGTAGGGGCCGGAGTAGTCACAGGGGTCCCGCTCCCCCACCCCGAAGCCCCGGGACTGGGAGGGCAGCGGGGACAtgctgctgtccccgctgtAGTAGTCCAAGCCCAGGTCCGTGCTCTCCTGGAAGAGCGGGTTCACCGCCTGTGACTTGGTGGGGAACTTGGCTTTGCCCGTGCCCCTCTCCTTCTTGGAGGCACAAGCCCCTCGGGAGCCCCGGGGCTGCCGGGGTCCCGTGTTCCTCTTGGAGGGGTACAcggaggaagaagaggaagaggaggagaaactCAGGTGGGAGGTATCGAACATATCCACCTTCTTCCGCCGGCCTCGCCCGGGCTTAGAGTTACTCTGGAAGAGCACGCTCTGGTTCCAGTTGTAGCCAGGGGCAGAGGATGCCTCATTCCAGTCCATCatcagcttctccaggctggagaggcTGGACTGGCCCTCGCTGGAGGACGCCTCGCTGTTGGCGCGCCGGTAACCAGCCGGCTGGTTGAACTGGGTGCTGTCGGAGGAGGACTCGGAGAAGGTCTCGGAGACCGTCTGCTGCTTGGCTTTCTGCGGGGTGTAGTTGGAGATGTCCAGGATGACATTGGGCTCGTTGAGGTGGCACTCGAAGCCTGGGTTGTAGAGCTGGCTGAAGGCTTCCGAGCTCCAATCCAAGCTGCCATAGCCCTGCCGGAAGGCCCAGGGTGCGGCGCTGGGGAATTGCCGGCAGTTTTCAGGTGAGGGCTGGAAGGAGGTCGAGCCCTTGGGCACCATGTAGCCGCCGGGAGAGACGGTGCTGGCCCGGCTGTCGCAGCGCAGGGGGGTGTGCGCGGCGCTGGAGAACTGCCCCCCCTGCTCGGCACTGTTGAAGAAGGCGGCTTTTCCCAGCGGCAAACTGGGAGCAGCTGTCGGTGGCGCGTAGCCGGcactgtgggcactgctgggcgAGGACGGGAGGCTGCTGCCGCTGCCGTAGGCGAAGCTGCAGTCCTTGCTGTTGGGGCAGTCCTGTGCTGACGGGTACTGCTTTCCCGGTGGGAACACGCTGGCGGGTGCCACGCTCTGCCCGGCGCTGCCGtagctgggggggggggggggggggggggggggggggggggggggggggggggggggggggggggggggggggggggggggggggggggggggggggggggggggggggggggggggggggggggggggggggggggggggggggggggggggggggggggggggggggggggggggggggggggggggggggggggggggggggggggggggggggggggggggggggggggggggggggggggggggggggggggggggggggggggggggggggggggggggggggggggggggggggggggggggggggggggggggggggggggggggggggggggggggggggggggggggggggggggggggggggggggggggggggggggggggggggggggggggggggggggggggggggggggggggggggggggggggggggggggggggggggggggggggggggggggggggggggggggggggggggggggggggggggggggggggggggggggggggggggggggggggggggggggggggggggggggggggggggggggggggggggggggggggggggggggggggggggggggggggggggggggggggggggggggggggggggggggggggggggggggggggggggggggggggggggggggggggggggggggggggggggggggggggggggggggggggggggggggggggggggggggggggggggggggggggggggggggggggggggggggggggggggggggggggggggggggggggggggggggggggggggggggggggggggggggggggggggggggggggggggggggggggggggggggggggggggggggggggggggggggggggggggggggggggggggggggggggggggggggggggggggggggggggggggggggggggggggggggggggggggggggggggggggggggggggggggggggggggggggggggggggggggggggggggggggggggggggggggggggggggggggggggggggggggggggggggggggggggggggggggggggggggggggggggggggggggggggggggggggggggggggggggggggggggggggggggggggggggggggggggggggggggggggggggggggggggggggggggggggggggggggggggggggggggggggggggggggggggggggggggggggggggggggggtggccgCCGCCGCGCCCCCCGAAGCCGCCCGCCTTGCCGCCGCGCCGGCGGAAGCCCTGGACGCGGTGCAGAAAGTGGGAGATGCTCTGGGTGTCGGGGGCCTGGTGGATGGACTCGGGCTCGCTGGGGGTCCAGCAGCGCGGCGGCGAGCAGCGCCCCGAGCACTGGCTCTGCCGGTTCAGGAAGGCCAGCTTAGCCAACACGTCCGAGTAGTCGGCTTTGCTGTCGTTGGTGTCCGCGATGTAGGAGGGCTGGGGCGAGGCCagcttctgcttcctcctcctcctcttcttcactTCCGGGGTGGGCTCCTTGGGCTTGGCTTGGCCCAGCAGCAGGTTTTTGGGAGGCCGGCCCCGCTTGCGCTTCAGGATAATGGGCATCTCGCCGGGGGGGAACACCACCACCACGTTGCGCCCATTGTTCTTCATCTTGAGCAGCGGCGTGGgctccatggagctgctggctgccagctccttcccctccaggTTCAAGTTGCTGCTGAGCGATGACACCTTGTAGGTGGTCTTgttcctcctccccagggacACGGGGATCTTGGCCATCTTCACCACCATCTTCCTCACCCCTCGGCACTTGTTCTTCTTCCCCGCCGTGGGCGCTTTGGGCATCTCGTCGGAGTCCAGCGTGGCGGGGGGCGGTGGCGGTGGGGGGCTCAGCACCGGGGTGTCGGGCTCCTCGGGCCCGGGGGGCATCTCGGCGGGCAGGGCGAGGGGGGACAGCACGCGGCTCTCGGGGGCGATGTCCACCCGGCGCCCCCGGCCCGCCCTCCTCCTGCGGCACAGCATCTTTGGTTTGTCTGTCCGGCGCAGCGCGTACTTGCGGTGGTCTTCGCCACAGCGCCCGGCCCCCCGGCCCCCACAGGGCGCCTCCAGCAGCTCCGAGACAGCTCCCAGCGGCTGCGGCTCCAGCAGCGAGGGCTCGGCGGGCAGCAGCGGCGGCTCCAGGGCTCCAGCGCCCCGGGCAGCGGCTCCAGGGTCTGCAGCCCCAGAGGCTCCGCCAGCGGCTCCAGCGACTGCAGCTCCAGCGACTCGGACAGAGGCTCCAGCGACTGCAGCTCCAGCGACTCGGAGAGCGGCTCCAGTGACTGCAGCCCCAACGGCTCCAGGTTTTGCAGCTCCAGCGACTCTGGCAGCGGCTCCAGGCTCTGCGAATcaagcagctggggctgtgactcCAGGGACTGGGAATCCAACAGCCGGGATTGGGAGTCCAGCTCTTGGGCTGGCAGCAACTGGGGCTGCGGCTCCATCGCCTGCGACTCCAGCAGCTGCGTCCCCGGGCACGCCAGGGAGGCCAGCTCGTTCAGGATGTCCGCCTCGGCCAGCTCCGAGTAATCGCTGGCATCGGGCTGGGAGCAGCCGGCTTCATCCGCCGGGGCTTTGGAGACGTCCCCCACACCCACACTGTGTCCTGGGGGCTGCGGGGCGCTCCCCCCGCCTCCGTCAGCCTCTCCGTCGCGCGCGGGCTCCGTCGCGCGCGGGGGGCCGGGGATGCCGCGACGGGTCGGATTTGAGGAGCACCCCCCGCTCCTCGGGGCTGCGGATGCTGTTggccagggagggagaggagaagaagCTGTACTGGAGGTCACGGTCAGCGGGCAGGAGGCGGCTGTCCTCGTGAGCCCCGCCGCCACCGCGAAGGCTGCCACAGTCCAGGTGCACCCCACTGTTCTTGAGGTCCTCGGAGAGGCGGTTCAGGTCCTTCATGATGTCGATGAGCTGCACCACAGGGTGGAGGTTGATGTGCCCGTTGCCGCACTTGCTCCGGAGCAAGGCGAGGATGCTGTCTACGTTGCAGCGGCCCGAGGCCAGTGTCGCGTTGGGGAAAGTTTTGGGCGCCCGATCCCGGGTGGATGCCTCCTCCGCGCTGCCCCCCAGGATCCGGGGCTCCCCGGCGCAGCCCAGCAGGTCCTCGGCCGCCTTGGTGCCTCCGTGGACGCTCTGGCAGCGGTCGGCCGGGTCGCCGTGCAGCAGCGAGCCCGCCTGGTGCTCCCGGCCGAGCGCGGGGCAGGAGCCCTCAGGGAAGCTGAGCACGCTGCAGGACAACGCCTTCTCGGCCGGGCAGGCTGGGGGCCGCTGCACCGGGTGTCCGGGCGGGTAGAATTTGGGCTCTCGGACGTAGTCGGGCGAGCCACGCACAACGCTGGTCGTTACCACTGGGCCCGGGGGCTTCACGCGCATCCTGACCTCCTCCTCCCCCGCGTGCCGCTTGGCCGAGCAGTTGCTGACATGGGGGTCAGGAAAGGTGACACCAGGACCTACGGGCGGCAGAGAGGGGGACAGTGAGGCtccacaggcactgccagccaAAACCAGAGCCTCACTCCATCCCCCGATTCTCAGGGATGAAGTTCTCATATCCATCCCCCGGCTCCCTCTGCCCTGTCACCAGCAAGGACCCGGCTGACACCGTGGGAATGTgacagccctgctcacagccgGGAAAATGGGGCCTTGGGGGAACTGGAtgccttccccagctcaggAGTGGGGGGCTGGATGTCCTCCCCACACCAGGACCACTGGTGCCAGACTCCAGCACAGAGCCCGCCCCCCGATGAAGGGGGGTTCCCGCGGGGATCTGGGATTTCCCACCCCACCATAGGGGCAGAGTTTGGCTGTctgagggctggggctggaactTACCCTCGGCtttggtgctgctcctgctatTGCACTTGAGCTCTCTGCAAAGGAAGGGGTGTGCAGGGTCAGCCCCACGCGGGGGGAGTCAGTGAAGTGCCCCCCACCCCTGTGCCAGTCCCTGAACGGGACACACCAGGGGCTGATCCTCCCGAGCTCCCACGGCCGCCCTTCAGTGCGGCATCGGGCTGGGCAAAAAGGGGAAGGCTGCCCCTGAtctgggggacagaggggacgGGTTTACGGccccctcccatccccagcGGCATCACCACCCCctcggcggggggggggggggggggggggggggggggggggggggggggggggggggggggggggggggggggggggggggggggggggggggggggggggggggggggggggggggggggggggggggggggggggggggggggggggggggggggggggggggggggggggggggggggggggggggggggggggggggggggggggggggggggggggggggggggggggggggggggggggggggggggggggggggggggggggggggggggggggggggggggggggggggggggggggggggggggggggggggggggggggggggggggggggggggggggggggggggggggggggggggggggggggggggggggggggggggggggggggggggggggggggggggggggggggggggggggggggggggggggggcgggggtCCTTCGGTGGCGCTGCCACTAGGTGTCCCCGGCGAGCCGCGCTCCGGACACGCGGGGGGGTCTCGCCCGAGGAGGTGGCTCAGCACATCCCACCCCCCACAGCCCCGGACCCACCCAACCCAGGACACCCCACGCACAGCCGCGCACCCACCCGCCAGGCACTGCCCGCTACCGCCCCGCCCCTCGCCGGGACCCCTCTGTGGcgcctgcctcagtttcccccgTTGGGATGGGGTGTAGCGaggatgctgctggggtggCTCAGGCGCTCGCGGGTGGGTGCCGGGCACCCGGTGCCccctgcacaggggctgcagctcctctgttcaccccaaaatcccaagcCGGAAGGCTGTGCAGAGCCGGGGAGCCTCTCGCCCGGTGTCTGCCAGAGCGGGATGGACAAAACATCGGCAGCGAGATGTGCCGCCAACGCCCCTTGGTGCCGCAGCCCGTTTTTGGGGTGAGGCCTGCAGGTACCTGTTCCGGGGGTGCTTGCAGTGCAGGTTCACTCGAAAGCTCCTGCTGTCGCCGTCGCTGCCGGGCTGGCGGGGACCGGAGCCCTGGGCACGCGGGAACCACTCGGCTGGCGGGCTGGCACCGTTCTCCAGTGCGAGGGGCTGGCAGGCGACCGAGCTCCCATCTGCTCGAGAGAGACCCCGCACATCAGCCCAGCGGCCCTCCCCCGGGAGCACCGCTCGCCGCGGGTGCCCGCAGGGCTGGGCACACCGCGTGCCACCCGTTGACGCCTCCCCCTCGAAGCCACAGTCCAcggggacacccaggggacacccacGCTGTGCCCTTCCCCCCATCGCGGGGTGCCCGGGATGGCGTTCTGGGGACGGACACCTCTTTACTCCCCACCGTGTCCATGCCTTGAACCGGCGGCTGCCCATCCGAGGGGGAGCATCTCCCCACCAGGCTGTAGGCACTCGTGAAAGCTCCGGGCCCCC is a genomic window containing:
- the AHDC1 gene encoding LOW QUALITY PROTEIN: AT-hook DNA-binding motif-containing protein 1 (The sequence of the model RefSeq protein was modified relative to this genomic sequence to represent the inferred CDS: deleted 1 base in 1 codon); translation: MGGRAQRGCPLGVPVDCGFEGEASTGGTRCAQPCGHPRRAVLPGEGRWADVRGLSRADGSSVACQPLALENGASPPAEWFPRAQGSGPRQPGSDGDSRSFRVNLHCKHPRNRELKCNSRSSTKAEGPGVTFPDPHVSNCSAKRHAGEEEVRMRVKPPGPVVTTSVVRGSPDYVREPKFYPPGHPVQRPPACPAEKALSCSVLSFPEGSCPALGREHQAGSLLHGDPADRCQSVHGGTKAAEDLLGCAGEPRILGGSAEEASTRDRAPKTFPNATLASGRCNVDSILALLRSKCGNGHINLHPVVQLIDIMKDLNRLSEDLKNSGVHLDCGSLRGGGGAHEDSRLLPADRDLQYSFFSSPSLANSIRSPEERGVLLKSDPSRHPRPPARDGARRDGEADGGGGSAPQPPGHSVGVGDVSKAPADEAGCSQPDASDYSELAEADILNELASLACPGTQLLESQAMEPQPQLLPAQELDSQSRLLDSQSLESQPQLLDSQSLEPLPESLELQNLEPLGLQSLEPLSESLELQSLEPLSESLELQSLEPLPPLLPAEPSLLEPQPLGAVSELLEAPCGGRGAGRCGEDHRKYALRRTDKPKMLCRRRRAGRGRRVDIAPESRVLSPLALPAEMPPGPEEPDTPVLSPPPPPPPATLDSDEMPKAPTAGKKNKCRGVRKMVVKMAKIPVSLGRRNKTTYKVSSLSSNLNLEGKELAASSSMEPTPLLKMKNNGRNVVVVFPPGEMPIILKRKRGRPPKNLLLGQAKPKEPTPEVKKRRRRKQKLASPQPSYIADTNDSKADYSDVLAKLAFLNRQSQCSGRCSPPRCWTPSEPESIHQAPDTQSISHFLHRVQGFRRRGGKAGGFGGRGGGHPPSYGSAGQSVAPASVFPPGKQYPSAQDCPNSKDCSFAYGSGSSLPSSPSSAHSAGYAPPTAAPSLPLGKAAFFNSAEQGGQFSSAAHTPLRCDSRASTVSPGGYMVPKGSTSFQPSPENCRQFPSAAPWAFRQGYGSLDWSSEAFSQLYNPGFECHLNEPNVILDISNYTPQKAKQQTVSETFSESSSDSTQFNQPAGYRRANSEASSSEGQSSLSSLEKLMMDWNEASSAPGYNWNQSVLFQSNSKPGRGRRKKVDMFDTSHLSFSSSSSSSSVYPSKRNTGPRQPRGSRGACASKKERGTGKAKFPTKSQAVNPLFQESTDLGLDYYSGDSSMSPLPSQSRGFGVGERDPCDYSGPYSMNPSTPSDGTFVQGFQSDSPGLGQPDLESKHFPALPHQLAAPGQQTVFEAGLQKAFSPNCSPTLAFKEDLRAGSMRKLPACDSLPPPPPHLACRDLPMPQPHYDSPSCKNPPYWYSPNASTRSPSYDGKAGAGMLVDFMGRTDPPCLNPHLSSPSGTHPSKGEKEPLEMSRAHHRGPYACPLINDLNISPVPRDSMLQLQDNYRYPSFAPQGHPVMAPTQKSGFLGPMVEQQHPEDTFTVTSL
- the LOC101818409 gene encoding translation initiation factor IF-2-like isoform X2 — its product is MKRETPRFSPSALKPAPPPALLSGLRPPRPAAGQSDGRTDGRSAQAGRAGGALGVSAGRPLPAPCRAPSAVWGFFVSRAGRTPRVLRRRDPSGLRQRHRRASETPPAPGECQRCPHPARLPGGCAGGSVPCWGLCPTCTPLGVPHPARALSSCPGCCPTQHQPGDPGGSKVWGWLERGLGAQDPGCARAEGVWGAPDPRGGSRSRDPRISGCRIRTSRTPDCWVWVGRTPDPRNMGATLGGTGPQTPGGI
- the LOC101818409 gene encoding collagen alpha-1(I) chain-like isoform X4, which translates into the protein MDEERNSPFFPLRAQTRSTSGSALRTAPPPPRSRTIGRTDRRTVSAGREGRRGSGGQRWAPPARALPGPLGCLGILCFPCRADAEGAAAQGPLRAPAASPARLGDATSASPSAPSPAPSAPAAAGAERRGGAGRGGEKGAAPEETPAPPRPRPRLDRVLSLSSQPEAEGLFKFYFLF
- the LOC101818409 gene encoding translation initiation factor IF-2-like isoform X1, with the translated sequence MKRETPRFSPSALKPAPPPALLSGLRPPRPAAGQSDGRTDGRSAQAGRAGGALGVSAGRPLPAPCRAPSAVWGFFVSRAGRTPRVLRRRDPSGLRQRHRRASETPPAPGECQRCPHPARLPGGCAGGSVPCWGLCPTCTPLGVPHPARALSSCPGCCPTQHQPGDPGGSKVWGWLERGLGAQDPGCARAEGVWGAPDPRGGSRSRDPRISGCRIRTSRTPDCWVWVGRTPDPRNMGATLGGTGPQTPGGI
- the LOC101818409 gene encoding splicing factor, arginine/serine-rich 19-like isoform X3; the encoded protein is MKRETPRFSPSALKPAPPPALLSGLRPPRPAAGQSDGRTDGRSAQAGRAGGALGVSAGRPLPAPCRAPSAVWGFFVSRAGRTPRVLRRRDPSGLRQRHRRASETPPAPAPAPPALRPPPQRPPEQRGEEGQGEEERRGQLRRRPRPRRAPGPASTAFSLSPPSQKQRDSLSFIFYFD